One segment of Phragmites australis chromosome 13, lpPhrAust1.1, whole genome shotgun sequence DNA contains the following:
- the LOC133888013 gene encoding uncharacterized protein LOC133888013 encodes MLGAMIASIDDYFASVRALEAARRSREALRRSRASSTRVRVSSSLDPAGYTVPAATLALASSTIAASSAMNPTSLARHQPQAEQQTTSSEEAVKGELLPASHSSPTQIHTVTSSPVASPTHLMHHIQRGPIRGVSLKLWKEERERCTDFISEKSAPEFGEIRFDKEAMEMLAELGMSDLPSIEH; translated from the coding sequence ATGTTGGGGGCGATGATCGCCTCCATTGACGATTATTTTGCATCGGTGCGTGCTCTGGAGGCCGCGAGGCGTAGTCGGGAGGCCTTGAGGCGTTCTCGGGCTTCATCTACACGCGTGCGGGTGTCATCGTCTTTAGATCCGGCTGGGTACACCGTGCCAGCAGCCACCCTCGCACTTGCGTCATCCACCATCGCCGCGTCCTCAGCTATGAATCCGACCTCCCTAGCACGTCACCAGCCGCAAGCGGAGCAGCAGACTACCTCATCGGAGGAGGCGGTCAAGGGTGAACTCCTCCCTGCCTCTCACTCATCTCCAACCCAGATCCACACCGTGACCTCCTCTCCAGTGGCATCACCCACCCACCTGATGCACCACATCCAGCGCGGTCCCATCCGCGGTGTCTCGCTCAAGCTGTGGAAGGAGGAGCGCGAGCGCTGCACGGACTTCATCTCGGAGAAGTCGGCACCCGAGTTCGGCGAGATCCGCTTTGACAAGGAGGCCATGGAGATGCTCGCTGAGCTTGGCATGTCCGACCTCCCTAGCATCGAGCATTAG